Part of the Ziziphus jujuba cultivar Dongzao chromosome 8, ASM3175591v1 genome is shown below.
ATCAAATTATGAGATATGTAACCCTAAAAtaattaaccctaaaactatAATCATGGAATCAACCTTAAGACTATAATCATGGAAAGAAGTTATTTAtgggataaattgatatttatcctcaagtaaaataattaaaatttaaatagtgtTAGGTTATTAAATTGGTCAACTTTAGTttcgttattttattttttatttttttatatttttagaaaattatatattctaaaaaggaaagaaaataaaaagaagaatattaaaatcaaatatatacttatAAGTAATGGtgaacaatatatacatatattgttaaattCGTAAAGAATGGCCATTGATTTCTAAACTGATGCCGATATCCTCTTATCTTCTTTTTCAAATTGGAtctatgaattattttattactaaaaatattttacaattaaagTTTGACCAATTAGGAATAGGAAAAGAATAATTTAATAGGTAGCATTACTGATATTATAATGAATTTAGTATTTATAAGTTATCATTGAATATCTTTGCCTTTTCAACTAATGAATTTAGTATTTATAAGTTATCGATTATCCATAGCATTCACATTTTGTTAAGGGAAAAACTAATTGTTACGAGAGAAATGAACAACAAAATTCTTAAAACTGTTATCAAGAAAGAGAAATCAGAGACAATAAAAtcagaatatatttatatatatttttatattaacaaaaagaaaaaaatgtatagaAATTTCATACCTATGCTGATGAAAGAGGGATTTAAAAGACATCAATCCGTATCCCGTTCGGTAGCATTGAAAGCGAAAGAAAGCAAATCAACCTAGAAATGAAAGTTAGAAAATGAAGCATTCAAAACAAACCCACATAAGCTAAAAccagcaaaagtaaataaagcaTGCAGACCAAAAAAGTCCAAAAACTGACAGACCACCGACAACCCATATCTCAAAAATGCAGCAAAATGCAATATCAGTTTCAAAAACCCATCAACAATTTGTTTTGAAAGGAAAGCAAAAATTTGGATTCTAGagcggaaaaaataaaaatgcaaaccCAAAAAAAGTGGAACAGATAGTTCTATATTCCCAAAATCGAATTGAAAACATCCTAAGGAAAACTTCTGCGCTTCAATTCTAATGCCAAAAAGAAGCTACAACATTATGTTAAtcacaaaaggaaaaagataagcGGGATTGGCTTCATTCTTTGCTATGAACGCACAACATGTGAGTTGAGCTCCTTCATTGCTCACTGTGTGCGACTGTTTCTGTTTGTTttgggattttatttttatttttatttttgggatggTTTATATTGAAAAGTTGATCAAATTTGGTCTCAAATTGATTTATATGATATCATTGATAATcgttgtttgaaaattttcatgtgtTATTATTGAGTCAAAACCTTTAATgtatatatcattattatttgataGTTATGGAAAATTATatcgaaaattaattttatacatatttggttatattcatatatggtaagataataaatataataaataataattgataataaataaaataaaataataaataaaaatcgtgcttttgaaaaaaatttggatgaaTTATATACTTAATATGTGTCgcatatggtttttttttttttttatatatatattatataactataaatatatagattttctTCTGTTTTAAAATGACAAAGCATTTTGCCAAAGCTAAAACCGAAAAAGCTAAAAGTGGCTCGGCGAAATTCATGCGAATATCTTCGAGAGGAATAAAAGTTTTGGCTTTACGGCATTCAGAAATCAGAAAAAGTAAGTAATAATGGGGTTATGAAAGGTTATGCAATTATGCTTTATTCTCTCCTAGTTGAAACCCAATATTGAttgaatataaacatatatatatatatatatgttttttttcataatattagaCAAAAATTACGCATTACAAACGCGGGAACCATTCCCTCCTCTATCCTAtctctctcttttaatttcctgcattaaaaaacaaatattttttgtttctctttctattGCATCGTGCCGGCCTCACACACATACATACTCTCTCTCCTTCAATAATAGAAGACAAGTTCTCTCTCTGAGTGTTTTATGTTGGTGAAATAGTTTGGAGGAGGTGGTATTGAAGAAATCAATGGCTTCTGGTTTgagatcttcatcatcatcatcatcattcacaACAGCAGCAGGAGGAGGAGCGCTTAGTAGCAGTGGTAGGTTTGAGAGGCAGCTTCATGGGAAtggatcttcttcttcttcttcttcttcttcttcttctgctgttTCTACACAAGGAGGTGTCAGTTTCGGACAGACCCATCTTCCTGGTCGTTCTAAAGCTCCCTCTTCCAGACGCTCTGTCACTCCCAATTCCCGGACCAACTCTGGTTCTGACTATGAAGAAGGTCTTTCTGTCTTTTATCTCTTTCGCTCTTTTTCGTGTGTTTCTGTATTTATGCGTGTGTTTCTATCCGGTTGGGTTTAATATCTAGTTTCTGTTCTGCGTCTGTGTTATGATTAATTGATGGATTTCTGCAGATTTGGTtagttatgtattttattttattatatattattttatgtttttgttttttggggtcgGATGTGGGGGTGGAATTATTAtgtgaattattaaaaataattcaattattGGTTTTGTGGCTACTGGTTCAATTATACGCGtttacaattttaattgaaTGATGTATAATGATGTTtgtgcttctttttcttcttttctttgtctttttttagACGGCTTCCATTTGTTGGAATTGTTCGGATACTATGttaatttcttttgtatttACACAGTTACTTGAGGATGTTGGTTGGTTCCGACAATGATTAGAATGCCAATATGGGTTTAATTATGAGACGTTCATCTCcataattttatcgatattgTGGTTTACatttcaaagttttatttttgacGCATTGCGGGATTTTGGTTGCTGTTGGGAATTTAGATTAAAAGATAGAAGACAAAAATGAGAATCAATGCCAAAATTTAATTGGTTTGAAGTTTACAGTTGTCTCTTATGGCTAATCCGAACaatgaagaaggcatggttCCTGGCCCATTAAGTGTACGTCTTTTCATGGTTGGTAGGGTCTCAAATTGTAACGATATTCGTGTAACTGAGTTGAATCATAACCAGTGTAAGGAACGAAACAAGGTCGGTTAGTGAACCTTTCATTATACTCTGTTTGGCCAATtcatagaaagaaaagaaaaagagagaagataTAAAGCCTAACCCAACTCAGAAATATTATTGGCTTTGACAATATTAGCGTATTAACATTTGAGCCTGGTTTTAGTAATgagaattttaaataattaggcTAGTGTTAAGCCCAAAATCATTATACCTGCCAATGTCGATTGGAAAAtagtttctttccttttctggcagtgaatttttttgaatattttatttggtaCTGTTAGGCACTTGAAAACTGGTAATTGGTGTTAAATAATTCTAAGTCAAATTTAGGAAAGACcaacaaatattatataggCAAGCTTGTAAGAGCTAATTttacatgctttttttttttttttgttttttttttttttttgggaccagGTTAGAAAGTTAACAACTTATCAGGGGATAGTTTTCGTTTACATATTTTATAACTTAAATCATCAGGGCCATTTCTTATAGAAATTCTGAGATTGCTATTTGCTGTTGGCGAGTTTCCAAGTTCTATATCTATGCAATCCTTTAGGGCATCAGAAATAGAAGTTTGTTGTGTCAACTCAAACGAGTGAAGCTACACCATTTAATGACGTAATTGCTTTAGAACTTGCATTGCTCAtgtgttattgatttatttcattCTAGAGAATTCATGTTGTCGATATCCTAGGAGCTATTTGCAACTCACTGATGGTGTTCCTTTTTACCATGGTTGTGCTACTTTGACATTAATGATTTGCATTTACTGtgaaaatggttccaactcttctCATCAATTCGTCACCATTTAGATTCTCATTCGAAATCTTGTTATCAAATTCTTCTATTCTTTTATTTGGAACTTCGATTCGATTGAAAAGTCCCCATATGTTTCTATGGAACATTAAACCTTTTAGAGGGTATTCTTGTTTCTAGGTTGTATTTTTCTTGGTCTAATTTTCtcttaagcaaaaaataaaacaaaaataattcttatatttatttatttttttgggtttccttTTCATTTAGCAGTTCCAAGTGCCGAACATAGCTCATAGGTTATAATTGTTGCTTTATTGAGGAGGAAAACTTGTGAATTTGTCAGAAACTGTTTTCAACCTAGTGAACCTGCCAAGGTGTTTCTGTCTTTCTGTCTTTCTGTCTTTCTGTCtgtctgtctctgtctctctctctctcgccaCACTCTTGCAAAATATCTGTCTTACGCTGATACatataattacaattaaaaaccaTTATATTTCTAGTTGTGGTGAACATCATCGCATTCACTAATATAGATTTGGTTTTATCCTTTTTTCCATTGAATTTACCTTAATTCAATTTCCATGTATCTCCACCATCATTAAAACCATGTAGGTAATCAATCATGAAGTTTTTAATGTACATAGTTGGTGTGCTCTTATAATTTCCTGTGTTATTTGTAGTCCTTATTTGAGCTTAGTTAAGATAGCTTTAtttgtttgtctttttcttgtttGGAGGGTTGAGGTGCACGGGCCTTTCATTTTTAGTTGCTAAAAAAACTGTCATTTGTCTTTATTCTATTAATGAAACTCTTGAAGTCAAACTTAAttgttttgtttctcttttagCCATTGGAAGTTgagggatttttttattttttatttttaacattgtGGAATTTGGGGGATATCATATGCTAGAAAGAGAGTGAAACTTCTTAGATGTAAATCATGTTAGTTTTGCTTTTTGATGAAAGATTTGTCCTTGCTGCataatattattagtttttttctcaaaatttgatTCATGGTTCTCCAAACGAAGTTTTTCTTTGCATTTACCACAGATCGTGGAAGGGTGAGAGTTGCTGTCAGACTTCGACCCAAAAATGCCGAGGATATTATTTTGGATTCTGACTTTGCTGATTGTGTTGAGTTGCAGCCAGAGGTGATTAACCAtcaaatgatttatttatttatttttgcgtCTTTCAGAGAAAGCACTTCTCATGTTTGTTATGGTTAAAGCACACTGGGTTTCATTGATTGAACAGTTATTATTTTCCTAATAAATAGCCCTGCGAATGTTCATTTCTCACGCTCAAACACACACGTTCATTTATGCAGCcaaaatttttcttaatcaaagtCTCCATTTTCCTTGTGTAGCTAAAGCGGCTAAAGTTGAGAAAAAACAACTGGACTTCTGAATCTTACAGATTTGATGAAGTTTTTACAGAAACTGCTTCCCAAAAGCGTGTTTATGAAGTGGTAGCAAAACCTGTTGTTGAGGTAGGTTTTCAAGGGGATTATAAGTTCCAGCATGATAAATTGTTGATTAGCTATGCTCCTTTTGTGAGAGGTCATGGCGTTAAGTATGATGTATACATGTAATAATTCTAAGGTGTGAATATCAGGTTTCATGCAACATGGTGTGCGGAAAAATTGTCCTGGAACATGTTGCATGACGTGTATCTACAAATTTTTTAACTCGCAGATGTCCACAtcataaaaaaaactatatatatatatatatatataaaagtgtgTGTGTGCAGTAATTTTCTAATGGGCTATGTAGTGGGGTGgggtgtataaatatatttatacgaCCCGTCACAAGTGGAGAGGCGTTTATCACCCAGCTTATATTGGGGGACGTCGcctagtaaaataaaattataagtgtgtatgtatatatatatatatctgttccTATAGCCTAGGGATTCTTTAGTCAGTACTTTTATTATGTCTTTCCATATATTAGATGTTTGCAACTTGTATCTCTTCATCTTGCATTTCTAGTTCTTGAATTGATGAGTTTGAACCACATTCAATTCCTTTCTTCCATTGTTTCTGAAGAAATTAATCTTGAAAAGGTTTGGATGTCATGGTAATTGTGTACAGTCAATTTTGGTATACTTTTGCAGAGTGTATTGAATGGATATAGTGGGACAGTTATGGCTTACGGTCAAACAGGTACTGGTAAAACTTACACGCTTGGAAAACTTGGTAAAGATGATGCTTCTGAGCGTGGTATAATGGCCAGAGCTCTAGAGGACATATTGGCCAGTGTTTCTGCTTCTGATTGTGTAGAAGTTTCCTATTTCCAGGTGCTAATCTATGTTGACTTGCCTCTGATATtgctttgattttaatttactGTTGATGCCACCATAGGCATGGTTTTGTTCACTGCTTTAGTTGCCAAAATGTCGTTTCTTTTACAGATACTGGTGagctgaaaaatgaaaaattacagATTCATAGAAAATGCTATAAATTTTATACAACTTTTGAATGTCATGAAAATATAAGAGGCAAAAAACTAATtaacatggaaaaaaaagaatagaaggAATCAGTTTCGGCTTAAATGAATCgcactagaaaaaaaaatacaagtgtAATGCATATATGTTCTTAAACAATGGAATGGTTTGGGGGCTCATGGACCATGACATCCCCCTTCCCTCCACCCATCTGTAAGTCTACAATAAGGCACCGAGTAGCtggttttaattttgaccaTATACTATGGAACACTTGTCATAGTTGAAGAAGAATTACCACGTGTtagtattttttcattaaaatcttAGTATTGACATTTTGTTTTCCCTTCATGTTCATGCCACATCTTTTAATATAGGATCGTGAATGCAATttcttgctttttcttcttttttgtttgtttatttgtttggtttttatttttgatttattttattttattttttattaagaaatGATCTTTTATCTATAGGAAATCAATACAAAGGGTAAAAGAGAGAACAAGAAATCCTCAAAAacagaaatatttaaaaaaggaaaaaaaaaaaaaactgaaaaaggtaaaattaagacaataataAATCTTATGAATGCATCAGCAACCCATGGCATCTTTCCAATTTAGAACAATCAAAGAAAAAGGAGACTCTTTGAAAGCTCTATTTGTAGAAGCACAAAGATGCTCTAAGTATTTAGCTTTCTCAAAATGATCTTCACTGCTCATCTCTTTGTCTTCAAAGATTCGGTTGGTCCTTTCTATCATCTCCTCGGCCAAATTATTAGTACCAAAACCAATTGGTTTTTCTACCATCGAGGACCCATAGTATTTAGGAaatgccccaaaaaaaacccAGCTTCTTGTATCGATGTAATCCACAAACTTCTTATAACTTTCAATGGAGAAATAAATGGTCTAAagtttcttcttcctccttacAGAATGCACCAGGATGGAGAGGTAGCAAATATTTTAACTTCTATGAAAAACCAGCCAAGCAAAGACTTTCGCTCCATAGGGAACACTTGGCTTCCAAATAAAGTCCGAAGGCTTAAAGTttgatttccaaataaaatccaaaggCTTAAAGTTCAAACTTCCACCACTATCAGTTATAGTATGAAATAAGATTTGCGTGTAGATCCCAAAGAATCAAATGACCATTTTATTTTGTCAGAAATCAAGGGGTTAGTATGGAAATTTCCTAAGATATCTAAATAAGGAActtagatctttaatttttctatcGTTCAAATTTCTGGAAAAATTTCAATTACTCATATTAGAAAAGCCCAGGAGTTGACATTTAATCAAATTAGCTGTGTTAAAGTAAAAACTATGGATggttgttcttttatttatatatgtactgTTGTTCCCAGTTGTATATGGAATGTATTCAAGATCTGCTTGCTCCAGAAAAGATTAATATTCCTATAAATGAGGATCCCAAGACTGGAGAAATATCATTGCCCGGTGCTTCTGTAGTCAAAGTTCAAAACCTGGATCAGTTTTCACAGCTACTACAAATAGGTGAAGCGAATCGTCATGCAGCTAATACAAAGCTGAATACTGAATCTTCACGTAGTCATGCAATTCTCATGGTGGGTATCTTGTATGGTTTTGCTTTTAGCATTTGTTGGTTTGTAGTGGAtatcttcatcattttttaaaaattgtaatgATTTAAGCTCATTCTTTCTCCAAATCACTTCATGATTTAATAAGGTTTACATCCGGAGATCTGTCCATGAGAAAGTAGAAGATGGCATTACTTCTTGGGAAAAAGTCCCTAGGACCACTTTATCTGGTAGCAATGCCATACCTTTAATTCGAAAAAGCAAGTTGCTGATTGTTGATCTCGCAGGATCTGAAAGAATAGACAAGTCAGGTATATTGTTGATGGTATACATGAAAACAAGTTTGCATTTTCAATTTAACTTCTTTCAGATCTTGTTTAGGGCTTAATAATTTTTAGTGCTAGATTTATAGTTGAGATCTTTCCCTTTTAGCCTCTGACATTAGATATTCATACAAGTATAACTCAATTTAATCACCAAGAAATTCAATCTTTGAATTTTGAACGTGGCCAGTTGGTTTGGGATATGATCAACTCTAACAAGTTCCTTTTCTTCTCATGTTGCAGGCAGTGAGGGGCATTTGCTTGAGGAGGCTAAATTCATAAATCTTTCTCTCACTTCCCTTGGCAAATGTATAAATGCTTTGGCTGAAAATAGTCCACATATACCTTTAAGAGATTCTAAGCTGACAAGATTGCTTCGTGATTCATTTGGAGGTCACTGTAATAATCATCTTGtgtttctttatatatttaatattgtatactAGTCTCTAAACAAATACATGAGGTATAATGGATAATGCACATTAGGTTCTGGATTAGTAATTTTTCTGTCTTTTTGTACTTACTGTCTGTATGGTATGTTTTGGTAATTTATGCATGCTTGATATGAAATTTCTTAATGGAATTGCACTATTACTTTGGTTCAAACAGGTTCTGCCAGGACTTCGCTTATAATTACAATTGGGCCTTCAGCACGACATTATGCAGAGACAACTAGTTCAGTTATGTTCGGACAACGGGTGAGCTAGCTTGAAAACTTTATATTCTAGTCAGACAGGGGTTCTGTAATCTAAATGCATTTTGATGCTGTGTTTTGTCATCTTGATGCTTTAATATTTCAGCCCTCCAATTTCAACAAATAATTTGTATGGTTTTGGGAGTTTTAAGGTTATGATAAGTTCTTATTAATATCTCTGAACTTCCCGCTGCCACATCAATCATTGCATATATTATGCTTTTATGATGGttagaaaattttatgattatttaacTGGTACAACTGCCTAGTCCATTATTCTTCTAAAGAATTTTCTGCTAACTTGTCCTGGATTAGGCATTGGTTTGGTCATTTCTAGGGTTTACTACTAGATTCTGTGCTCCATGAGTTGGGGACCAAAGGATAAGAAACAGCATGCTAAGAGCTAATTGGATAATGCATTCTTGTTAACATCCCTTGATTTATTTTTTCGTCCTTTATAACTGATCTTACACTCTACCTAATAGCTCTGGTGCTTAATTGTTTTAACTTTCCTGTATggataatttgatttaatatgtGAATGGACAATTTTCTTGTTGCTGGCCTATATTTATAATGCTTCCATTGTTGTTGCTAGTAAACAAACTAAAGCTTGTGATTTTGATGGTTGATTTTGTATCTTCTATTCAAAATTTGCTACTTGTTTGTTTCTGCAGGCAATTAAAATAGTAAACATGGTAAAGCTTAAAGAAGAATTTGATTATGAAGGTTTATGCCGGAAGCTTGAGCACCAAGTAGACCATCTTACTGCAGAAGTTGAAAGGAAGCAGAAGTTGAGAGAAGATGACAAATACAAGTTGGAAAAAGAGCTCAAAGAGTGTCAGGACTCTTTCGCTGAAGCCAAAAGGAATCTAATTACAAGGTCTGAGGTAGTTGTCTTTCCCATATCATTCAAAGTTGAGTTGATAAAATACCAGGCCAAAAATACACCAGATTTTCATGAGGGGACTGTAGTTCATTTTTCAGTCAGCTTTCTTCCTATCTAATATCTTCTTTGTCCTAGCAGTTTCTGGAGAAGGAAAATACTCGTTTAGAGGTGGAGATGAAAGATCTCTTAAATGAACTGAAGTGTCAGAAAGATCATAATGATTTGATGTCTGAAAAAGCTGCGCGGCTGGAAGTGAACATAAAATGTAGCAAggtattttcctttcttttgagATGGAGAAAGTTTCTTcacctagtttttttttttaaacagaaaaaaagaaaagttatttaaatttgttttatttttgtaatttgatGGCTGTTAATCTagttgttttaattttgacttaagCTGGATAATCTTGCATCTATTATGTCCTATTCTTGTGATTATGAACGTGTCTTAAATcatatttctttgaaattttaccTTTACATGTATTTATTAGATGTGGAAGCCTAAAAACACCATCAAGAACCGTTTTAGACTACTATGGCATTTAATAGTTTAATAGTCAATGACTtttgaaactaaaatatttGCAACTGAGTTACTGTATGACTTATTGCATCTGATCAAATTTTATACAGGAATAGAAAAAAGcaataagaaaattttttctTCCACATAAAAAAGAAGGTAGTCATCAATTACATTGAACTAATATTTAACTGGCAAGGGGTCAAAGAACTTTTTATATCCGACCAATTTGTTGTAATATCCTTTCTTcgttgtaaaattttatatggaaaaaagaaaaccaacagaaattttttttctttcatatgaaaatgaaaacagTCAATTACACTGAACTTCACATTTAACCGGAAAAGGGGTTAAAAAACGCCTCACATCCAACCAATTTGTTGTAATATGCTTCTGGCCTTTTGTGCTTGTGGAAAGTGGCGAGGGGAAGATTAAACGTGTTTGACATAATAAGAAACTCAAGATCAAGTTTTAATTTCTAATAGAATCttataagaaataaaagaagTAACCAGAACATTGGACAAACTTTTTCTTGGTGAAACTCCATAAATACTAGATTACTCAAACAAGAAATTCATGAAATTTTGCGATATTCACAAAATAACGTCAATGACTAACCATGCTTTTGGTAGCCATGGGACCTTCATGGTAGATGCCATTTCACTCTTAGACCATGGGGCAGCCCTCTTTCAATATCATAATGTGTGCATGTTCATAAGTTTGCATGATTGAATAAGTCTGTCAAAATTACCTTTTCGCTGAATGATATTTTGTTTCAAAGGAgacataaatttatattttttctttttaagacaTTGATTTACATCAGGGTCAAATTTCTTTGTTCAGTATTATGATTAATGGTGCCTTTGATAACTTGTAGACATAAATTTTGGATGGGGTTTAGTTGTAATCCATGCCACTGAGAGGCCAAGAGGTGATGGTATCAATAGGGCAGATATCTTGCCAACTGGGAGCTTTGAATATGGGTGTTAATTAAGATGAAGTCAAAGCTTATGGCTTAGAACTTTTCCTAGATCCCATTGCTTTTTTAGAGTATACTGGGGATATAATAAAAGAAGTCCTGATAGGACAAAGGACCTAGTACTAAAGAAAGGATGGCTTAGCCATCTGAGAAGTCCCCTGAAGGACACCGAATCAAATGAAATTCTTGTGTCTGTTAATGATTATTACAAGCCTTGGAATCTTTCTATAGATATATGTTTTTTACTAGTTTTGTCTGCCAAATATTTTGTCCGATCAGCACAAGCATTTATGTTGTGTTTTAATTGTTAGTAGCAACATCAGCTTGAAAGTTCAACATATCAGAAAGTACTTGCTGATACTACTCAGATGTATGAGAAGAAAATAGCAGAATTGATTAAGCAGCTAAAAGATGAGCATGCTCATGCCAAAAGTGTGGAGGAACAATTAAATGCAATGAAGAAGCTCCTGAATGACAGTCAAAAAACTATCCAGGTAAGTCATTTATGTATTTGTCATTACAAAAGACCACTTTGAGTTAATGCTTCATTTTCACATTCCATTTTAATGGTTTTCTTGAAGaacttatatttaaaaaatttaaatagtttttcatTTGCATGTATCGATTTCTCAAATTAAAGCCTGGTTTATGTTTTCATTCTtttgtatttcatttttgtGACCATGTTCCTATAGGCTGTTTTCAGGTTGTTATGTAAGAATAACATCTTAGTACAAGTTATTGGAACATGAGCATTAACCGCATTGCTCTTTTTATTTCTCTTAGCAACATGAAATGGAAAATTCTACATACCAGAAAGCACTAGCAGATACTAAGATGTATGAGAACAAAATAGCTGAACTGTTCAACCAAATTAAGCATGACCATACCCATATTCAAGATCTAGAACAACAATTGGATTTGACGAAGAAGCATGTGAGCAAACATCAAAATTTAATGCAGGTTAACTTTATCCCTATAACTTAAGATAAAGAAGGCTTATTATATGCACATTTTTGTTGCTTCTAcataatatatactttttacaGTCATAGTAAATAGAAtcactctttttatttatttattttaaatacatatttccagtcctggtttttattttgtccCCAATATATGTTTCCTGTTTTTATTCAACGATCTTCCTCCATTATACCTGgttgttttgaattttaataaaatatcctTTTATACTTGGAACTCTTTTTGAGatggtaaatatatttattttggaatCCAGGGGCAGAAAGAGGTTGATGAACTTACTGTGAAGTTACAAGAAATGTATCAGCTGCATGGACAAACTCTAAGTGAACTTCAATCCTTGAAATCAGAGCAGGAAGGTCTATTAGGAGA
Proteins encoded:
- the LOC107413821 gene encoding kinesin-like protein KIN-UC isoform X7: MASGLRSSSSSSSFTTAAGGGALSSSGRFERQLHGNGSSSSSSSSSSSAVSTQGGVSFGQTHLPGRSKAPSSRRSVTPNSRTNSGSDYEEDRGRVRVAVRLRPKNAEDIILDSDFADCVELQPELKRLKLRKNNWTSESYRFDEVFTETASQKRVYEVVAKPVVESVLNGYSGTVMAYGQTGTGKTYTLGKLGKDDASERGIMARALEDILASVSASDCVEVSYFQLYMECIQDLLAPEKINIPINEDPKTGEISLPGASVVKVQNLDQFSQLLQIGEANRHAANTKLNTESSRSHAILMVYIRRSVHEKVEDGITSWEKVPRTTLSGSNAIPLIRKSKLLIVDLAGSERIDKSGSEGHLLEEAKFINLSLTSLGKCINALAENSPHIPLRDSKLTRLLRDSFGGHCSARTSLIITIGPSARHYAETTSSVMFGQRAIKIVNMVKLKEEFDYEGLCRKLEHQVDHLTAEVERKQKLREDDKYKLEKELKECQDSFAEAKRNLITRSEFLEKENTRLEVEMKDLLNELKCQKDHNDLMSEKAARLEVNIKCSKQHQLESSTYQKVLADTTQMYEKKIAELIKQLKDEHAHAKSVEEQLNAMKKLLNDSQKTIQGQKEVDELTVKLQEMYQLHGQTLSELQSLKSEQEGLLGEKARLNEELQAVRERLSVEENQRKTIEYELDKILYMNGNTKASSTFGTRIGSQKTNSLRETLSGQRATIAKICEEVGLQKILQLLTSEDSDVQIHAVKVVANLAAEDFNQEKIVEEGGLDALLMLLRSSQNTTILRVTSGAIANLAMNELNQGLIMSKGGAQLLAKIASKTTDLQTLRMVAGALANLCGNEKLHIMLKEDGGIKALLEMGRSGSNDVTAQIARGIANFAKCESRGINLGQRKGRSLLMDDGALGWLIANSNNSSTSAQRHVELALCHLAQNEDNVEDFISSGGVKELVRISVESSREDIRNLAKKMLRSSPTFRTIKAEKY
- the LOC107413821 gene encoding kinesin-like protein KIN-UC isoform X1, which translates into the protein MASGLRSSSSSSSFTTAAGGGALSSSGRFERQLHGNGSSSSSSSSSSSAVSTQGGVSFGQTHLPGRSKAPSSRRSVTPNSRTNSGSDYEEDRGRVRVAVRLRPKNAEDIILDSDFADCVELQPELKRLKLRKNNWTSESYRFDEVFTETASQKRVYEVVAKPVVESVLNGYSGTVMAYGQTGTGKTYTLGKLGKDDASERGIMARALEDILASVSASDCVEVSYFQLYMECIQDLLAPEKINIPINEDPKTGEISLPGASVVKVQNLDQFSQLLQIGEANRHAANTKLNTESSRSHAILMVYIRRSVHEKVEDGITSWEKVPRTTLSGSNAIPLIRKSKLLIVDLAGSERIDKSGSEGHLLEEAKFINLSLTSLGKCINALAENSPHIPLRDSKLTRLLRDSFGGHCSARTSLIITIGPSARHYAETTSSVMFGQRAIKIVNMVKLKEEFDYEGLCRKLEHQVDHLTAEVERKQKLREDDKYKLEKELKECQDSFAEAKRNLITRSEFLEKENTRLEVEMKDLLNELKCQKDHNDLMSEKAARLEVNIKCSKQHQLESSTYQKVLADTTQMYEKKIAELIKQLKDEHAHAKSVEEQLNAMKKLLNDSQKTIQQHEMENSTYQKALADTKMYENKIAELFNQIKHDHTHIQDLEQQLDLTKKHVSKHQNLMQGQKEVDELTVKLQEMYQLHGQTLSELQSLKSEQEGLLGEKARLNEELQAVRERLSVEENQRKTIEYELDKILYMNGNTKASSTFGTRIGSQKTNSLRETLSGQRATIAKICEEVGLQKILQLLTSEDSDVQIHAVKVVANLAAEDFNQEKIVEEGGLDALLMLLRSSQNTTILRVTSGAIANLAMNELNQGLIMSKGGAQLLAKIASKTTDLQTLRMVAGALANLCGNEKLHIMLKEDGGIKALLEMGRSGSNDVTAQIARGIANFAKCESRGINLGQRKGRSLLMDDGALGWLIANSNNSSTSAQRHVELALCHLAQNEDNVEDFISSGGVKELVRISVESSREDIRNLAKKMLRSSPTFRTIKAEKY